The nucleotide sequence GTGCCACGACGGTGCTCGAACTCGCGTGCGGGAACGGCAGGTTCCTCGATCGTGCGGCCGCACGCTTCACTCACGTGTACGGGTGCGACTGGGCCGTGTCGCCGCTCGTGGCCCCGGTGCTCGCGGCGCACGCCAACGTCACGTTCTTCAGGACCGACCTCTATCGCGAGTCACCGCCGTGCCACGCGGACCTGGTGGTCAGTGCGGACTTCCTCGAACACATCTCGCCGGATGCGATAGACGAGGTGCTCCGCCGCATCGATACGCTCGGCCCGAGTGCGTTCCACAAGATCGCCTGCTACGACGATGGCCACAGCCACCTGACCATCCTGTCGCCCGACGAATGGCTGGTCCGCCTGCACGCCATCGACGCGGACTACAGACTGGAACGCGTCGAAGACCGGCACGGCGATCCAACCCGCCAGATCGCCGTATTCAGCAGAGGATGACGAATGGGCTGAAGCCCCTTCGCTCCATCTGTCTCGACTGGAAGCCCGGTCACCTGGATTCAGATGGAGGCCAGGGGTTTCAACCCGTGGCGTGGGTCACCTGTCGCAGTGGTCGCACCCTGGCGCGGCCTTCGCCTTGCGCGCCGATGCCCGCGTCCCGACGACACCGAAGACGCGGCGGACGACGATGAAGGCGGCGGCCAGGGCGATGAGCGTGACGGCCACATCCTGCACGATGGGACTCACGCCGCACCTCCGAGACGCAGGCCCTGATACACGGCCAATGCGGCGGCATACGCCAGCGTGGACATGTACGCCAACTGGATGAGCGCGTACTTCCCGCTGCCCGACTCGCGTCGCGTCACGGCGAGCGTGGGCAGGCACTGCATCGCCAGCACGAAGAACACCAGCATGCTGGCCGACGTCGCCGTCGTGAACAGCGCCGTCCCATCGTCGCGTGTCGCGCCACGAATGCGTTCGATCACGCCGGCATCGACGTCAGCGTCACCCGATCCGCCCACGAGCACCGACATCGTCGAGACGAAGACCTCGCGCGCGAGGAAGCTCGTGAGTACGCCGACGGTGAGCTGGGCGTCGAATCCGAGTGGTGCGAAGACGGGTTCCGCAAGGCGCCCGAGCCGGCCCGCGAACGATCCGCGCTGCGCGGCACGCGCGTCCAGGCGATCGGCCTCGGTCACCCACGTCTCACGTCGCGGATCCGCGTCCGCCAGCGTCTCGGCTCGCGCGCGCAGTTGGTTGGCCTCAGGCGTCGGGTCCACGCGCGGATACGCGCTCAACCACCACATGACGATGCAGATCGCCATGATGACGGTACCGGCCGTCTGGAGAAACGCGAGGCCCTGATCCTT is from Acidobacteriota bacterium and encodes:
- a CDS encoding class I SAM-dependent methyltransferase, yielding MPPVRTTNPTRTCEYYQHIHEQNEAYQTNNWLLDELERIDAFGATTVLELACGNGRFLDRAAARFTHVYGCDWAVSPLVAPVLAAHANVTFFRTDLYRESPPCHADLVVSADFLEHISPDAIDEVLRRIDTLGPSAFHKIACYDDGHSHLTILSPDEWLVRLHAIDADYRLERVEDRHGDPTRQIAVFSRG